A region from the Ciconia boyciana chromosome 1, ASM3463844v1, whole genome shotgun sequence genome encodes:
- the ETFRF1 gene encoding electron transfer flavoprotein regulatory factor 1 has protein sequence MANSLRGEVLNLYKNLLYLGREYPKGADYFRSRLKAAFLKNKDVKDPEKIKQLIARGEFVIKELEALYFLRKYRALKQRYYSDDNQ, from the exons ATGGCCAATTCTTTAAGAGGTGAAGTGTTGAATCTATACAAAAAT ctgctgtaCCTTGGAAGGGAGTATCCTAAAGGAGCAGACTACTTTAGAAGCCgtctgaaagcagcttttctaaaaaataaagatgtgaaAGATCCTGAAAAAATTAAGCAACTAATTGCACGAGGAGAATTTGTTATAAAAGAGTTGGAGGCTTTGTACTTTCTCAGAAAATATAGAGCTCTGAAACAGCGCTACTACAGTGACGACAATCAGTAA